One part of the Sphingopyxis sp. PAMC25046 genome encodes these proteins:
- a CDS encoding MFS transporter, producing the protein MSNIKGRFRWCVIALIALATVINYIDRNALAVMWPEVSKEIGATKEDYALLVTIFMIFYAFGQSLFGRIFDAIGTRMGFTLSIVVWSLSIAAHALVRSMPLLIVLRATLGISEAGNWPGAAKANALWFPSRERALAQGIFNAGASLGGIISAPLIALLFVQFGWHGTFLLIGVLGFIWLVPWLWFYKADPEKHPGLSEEERQYILTGRTEAGRDDSRRVPLGELLRYRQSWGVILSRFFLDPVWWLFVSWLPIYLAETFGFDVKQIGLFAWVPFVGAMLGSLFGGWFAGRIISKGGGVHKARTLTIAIGCAIMLPSLLFTIGASEPLNAVLLIACILFGFQMAIGNIQTLPSDYFGGGAVGSLAGISGTAAVAGTLITTWLVPVLTKTSYAPIFALSAAIVPVSFLCFWLIGGRVEPVVTPPTNTQE; encoded by the coding sequence ATGAGCAATATCAAGGGCCGCTTTCGCTGGTGTGTTATCGCGCTGATCGCGCTTGCCACCGTGATCAATTACATCGACCGCAACGCGCTCGCGGTGATGTGGCCCGAGGTGTCGAAGGAAATCGGCGCCACCAAGGAAGATTACGCGCTGCTGGTGACGATCTTCATGATCTTCTACGCCTTCGGCCAGTCGCTCTTCGGGCGCATCTTCGACGCGATCGGCACGCGGATGGGCTTCACCCTCTCGATCGTCGTCTGGTCGCTGTCGATCGCGGCGCATGCGCTGGTGCGTTCCATGCCGCTGCTGATAGTGCTGCGCGCGACGCTGGGGATCAGCGAGGCGGGTAACTGGCCCGGCGCCGCCAAGGCGAATGCGCTCTGGTTCCCCTCGCGCGAGCGCGCGCTGGCGCAGGGCATCTTCAACGCCGGCGCCTCCCTGGGCGGCATCATCTCGGCGCCGCTGATCGCGCTCCTGTTCGTCCAGTTCGGCTGGCACGGCACCTTCCTTCTCATCGGCGTGCTCGGCTTCATCTGGCTCGTGCCCTGGCTCTGGTTCTACAAGGCCGATCCCGAGAAGCATCCGGGCCTCAGCGAAGAAGAGCGGCAATATATTCTGACCGGCCGCACCGAAGCCGGACGCGACGACAGCCGCCGCGTGCCGCTCGGCGAACTGCTTCGCTATCGGCAGAGCTGGGGCGTCATCCTGTCGCGCTTCTTCCTCGACCCCGTCTGGTGGCTCTTCGTCTCGTGGCTGCCGATCTATCTCGCCGAAACCTTCGGCTTCGACGTCAAGCAGATCGGCCTCTTCGCCTGGGTACCCTTTGTCGGCGCAATGCTCGGCAGCCTGTTTGGCGGCTGGTTCGCGGGGCGAATCATCAGCAAGGGCGGCGGCGTCCACAAGGCGCGCACGCTGACGATCGCGATCGGTTGCGCGATCATGCTGCCTTCGCTGCTGTTCACCATCGGCGCGAGCGAGCCGCTCAACGCGGTGCTGCTGATCGCGTGCATCCTCTTCGGTTTCCAAATGGCGATCGGGAACATCCAGACGCTGCCGAGCGACTATTTCGGTGGCGGCGCGGTCGGCAGCCTTGCCGGGATCAGCGGCACCGCAGCGGTCGCGGGCACGCTGATCACCACCTGGCTCGTCCCTGTGCTCACCAAGACGAGCTACGCGCCGATCTTCGCGCTTTCCGCGGCGATCGTGCCCGTTTCTTTCCTCTGTTTCTGGCTGATCGGCGGACGCGTCGAACCGGTCGTCACCCCACCCACCAACACGCAAGAATAA
- a CDS encoding rhamnogalacturonan acetylesterase — MRGLVAIAGCALLASGAQAETRERTDAPPLEPYKIILVGDSTMAPHSGWGGAFCAHHVKSSVACLNTGRGGRSTRSYRQEGSWDIALAEAKVPGYRGTWVLIQFAHNDQSSKSERWTDETTEFPANLRRFVEEVRAAGATPVLVTPLTRREFRDGKLRNTLASWSDQIRGVAKAMDVPLVDLNALSAAQAQEMGAETATKLAQVPPTPEELAAAKAGTTLTARPAPPPPPPITGDGARGQVTRKFDYTHLGNVGAEVTAKLVTQALARAVPGLRSQLVR, encoded by the coding sequence ATGCGCGGCCTTGTCGCCATCGCCGGCTGCGCCCTGCTCGCGAGCGGGGCGCAGGCAGAGACCCGCGAACGCACCGACGCGCCGCCGCTCGAGCCGTACAAGATCATCCTCGTCGGCGATTCGACGATGGCGCCGCACAGCGGCTGGGGCGGGGCGTTTTGCGCGCATCATGTCAAATCGTCGGTTGCGTGTCTCAACACCGGGCGCGGCGGGCGCTCGACGCGCAGCTACCGACAGGAAGGCAGCTGGGACATCGCGCTCGCCGAGGCAAAGGTGCCCGGCTATCGCGGCACCTGGGTGCTCATCCAGTTCGCGCACAACGATCAGTCGTCGAAATCCGAACGCTGGACCGACGAGACGACCGAATTCCCCGCCAACCTTCGCCGCTTCGTCGAGGAGGTGCGGGCAGCGGGCGCCACTCCGGTGCTCGTCACCCCGCTGACCCGGCGCGAGTTCCGCGACGGCAAGCTCCGCAACACGCTCGCGAGCTGGTCGGACCAGATTCGCGGCGTCGCCAAGGCTATGGACGTGCCGCTCGTCGACCTTAACGCGCTCAGCGCCGCGCAGGCGCAGGAAATGGGCGCCGAGACGGCGACCAAGCTTGCGCAGGTCCCGCCGACGCCCGAAGAGCTCGCCGCCGCGAAGGCCGGGACGACGCTGACCGCGCGCCCGGCGCCGCCTCCGCCCCCGCCGATCACCGGCGATGGCGCCCGCGGGCAGGTGACACGCAAGTTCGACTATACGCATCTCGGCAATGTCGGCGCCGAAGTCACTGCCAAGCTCGTGACGCAGGCGCTTGCCCGGGCGGTGCCGGGGCTCAGGAGTCAGCTCGTCCGCTGA
- a CDS encoding 2-keto-4-pentenoate hydratase codes for MPDTPDPVAALLAARLSGQALPAFPAPVPATLAEAYTVQRRLAAALGAPVLGWKVGRIPPALVETLGAERVAGPVLRVAELDGDRPGEALIFRDGAGAIESEVMLRLCAVPDGRVTADDGARWVDEIRAGFEVASSPAPDVHNHAPYGIIADIGINNGLLLGPRLDPADFATLGVETRIDGVAVGSGRAIDVLDGPWGALDFLADLHRRGVIELKPGQWISAGAITGVHPIAIGQTATARFGAAAIACTAAAETGFHA; via the coding sequence ATGCCCGATACCCCCGATCCGGTTGCGGCGCTGCTTGCCGCGCGCCTTTCGGGGCAGGCGCTTCCCGCCTTTCCCGCGCCGGTTCCCGCGACGCTGGCGGAGGCTTATACGGTCCAGCGGCGCCTTGCCGCCGCGCTCGGCGCGCCGGTGCTCGGCTGGAAGGTCGGCCGCATCCCGCCCGCGCTCGTCGAAACGCTCGGTGCCGAGCGCGTCGCGGGCCCCGTGCTGCGCGTCGCCGAACTCGACGGAGACAGGCCGGGCGAGGCCCTTATCTTCAGGGACGGCGCGGGCGCGATCGAGTCCGAGGTGATGCTGCGCCTCTGCGCCGTGCCCGACGGGCGCGTGACCGCGGACGACGGCGCCCGCTGGGTCGACGAGATCCGCGCGGGGTTCGAGGTCGCAAGCTCGCCCGCGCCCGACGTCCATAACCACGCCCCCTATGGCATTATCGCCGACATCGGCATCAACAATGGCCTGCTGCTCGGTCCGCGGCTCGATCCTGCGGATTTCGCGACGCTCGGGGTCGAAACGCGGATCGACGGCGTGGCGGTCGGCAGCGGGCGGGCGATCGACGTGCTCGACGGACCGTGGGGCGCGCTCGATTTCCTCGCCGACCTCCATCGCCGCGGCGTCATCGAACTCAAGCCCGGGCAATGGATTTCCGCTGGCGCGATCACCGGGGTCCATCCGATCGCGATCGGCCAGACCGCGACCGCCCGTTTCGGCGCCGCCGCCATCGCCTGCACCGCCGCCGCCGAAACCGGATTCCACGCATGA
- a CDS encoding heparinase II/III family protein has translation MTRTLALLLAAATLPAFPAAAQTPPTASAQAFAPLFAAEVERARRDVDASIWAGINVPVPKDPGGGFTHEQHKRNYRIIFEGGQLLRLTGEVRYRDHVRDLLLAYADLYPGLGPHPAASNQVPGRLFWQSLNDSVFLVNAVQGYAQIREALSAADRKRIDDRVIRPMARFLSDESPEVINRIHNHATWAAAGVGLSGYLLGDRELVDKALLGLDKSGKAGFLRQLDLLFSPDGYYAEGPYYQRYALQPFVVFAAAIAANDPDRKIFEYRDGIVLKAIRTAIDLTHDGTFLPINDAMPDKSLRTEELYHAVAIAYGATKDPAFLSIADWQGRTVLTAAGQAMAADLAAGKAKSWPFASRLLSDGPDGKGGALVLLRTKTDPSGPLLVAKNTVQGMGHGHFDRLGWLYYDETGAVVTDYGAARFLNVEAKRGGRYLPENDSWASATIAHNTLVVDEQSHFAGNWKAGEKSGTGQLAVSLEGPTRYTIAEIGSAYKDVAIRRALLLIEVDGLANPLTLDILHGTGSGRHVYDLPLHFSGHIIDSDIAFDRNLAERPVLGKANGYQHLWVDGTGIKAGKARLTWMQGSRFYSYHMLPPAGASFILAQSGANDPEFNLRREPALIQRVDGAANATFVSLLEPHGAYDAAAETVVASSARVAALEHRKEKGADLVLITLVDGRRLAIAVADDVTADAKHSLTVDGRTLAWTGPVGRLDLARTGAKK, from the coding sequence GTGACCCGCACCCTCGCGCTCCTGCTCGCCGCTGCCACGCTGCCCGCCTTTCCCGCCGCCGCGCAAACCCCGCCCACTGCTTCGGCGCAGGCCTTCGCGCCGCTTTTCGCCGCCGAGGTCGAGCGCGCCCGGCGCGACGTCGATGCGTCGATCTGGGCGGGCATCAACGTGCCCGTGCCCAAGGACCCCGGTGGTGGTTTCACCCACGAACAGCATAAGCGCAATTACCGCATCATTTTCGAGGGCGGCCAGCTCCTCCGCCTGACTGGCGAGGTGCGCTATCGCGACCATGTCCGCGACCTTTTGCTCGCTTATGCCGACCTCTATCCGGGGCTGGGGCCGCACCCCGCGGCGTCGAACCAGGTGCCGGGACGCCTCTTTTGGCAGAGCCTCAACGACAGCGTCTTCCTCGTCAACGCGGTGCAGGGCTATGCTCAGATCCGCGAGGCGCTCTCCGCCGCCGACCGCAAGCGGATCGACGATCGGGTGATCCGCCCGATGGCGCGCTTCCTGTCGGACGAATCGCCCGAGGTGATCAACCGCATCCACAATCATGCGACCTGGGCGGCTGCCGGCGTCGGCCTGTCGGGCTATCTGCTCGGCGACCGCGAGCTCGTCGACAAGGCGCTGCTCGGGCTCGACAAGAGCGGCAAGGCGGGCTTCCTCCGCCAGCTAGACCTGCTCTTCTCGCCCGACGGCTATTATGCCGAAGGTCCCTATTATCAACGCTATGCGTTGCAACCCTTCGTCGTCTTCGCGGCGGCGATCGCGGCGAATGATCCCGACCGCAAGATTTTCGAGTATCGCGACGGCATCGTGCTGAAAGCGATCCGCACCGCGATCGACCTGACCCACGATGGCACTTTCCTGCCGATCAACGACGCGATGCCCGACAAGAGCCTGCGCACCGAGGAACTCTATCACGCCGTCGCTATCGCCTATGGCGCGACAAAAGACCCGGCCTTCCTGTCGATCGCCGACTGGCAGGGACGCACCGTGCTGACCGCGGCGGGGCAGGCGATGGCCGCCGATCTCGCGGCGGGCAAGGCGAAGTCCTGGCCCTTCGCCTCGCGGCTGCTGTCCGACGGCCCCGACGGCAAGGGCGGCGCGCTCGTGCTGCTGCGCACCAAGACCGATCCCTCAGGCCCGCTGCTCGTTGCCAAGAATACGGTGCAAGGCATGGGACACGGCCATTTCGACCGGCTCGGCTGGCTCTATTATGACGAAACCGGCGCGGTCGTGACCGACTATGGCGCCGCGCGCTTCCTCAATGTCGAGGCAAAGCGCGGCGGGCGCTACCTCCCCGAAAACGACAGCTGGGCGAGCGCGACGATCGCGCACAACACGCTTGTCGTCGATGAACAAAGTCACTTCGCAGGCAACTGGAAAGCCGGAGAAAAATCCGGAACGGGCCAGCTCGCCGTATCGCTCGAAGGCCCGACCCGCTACACGATCGCCGAAATCGGCAGCGCCTACAAGGACGTCGCAATCCGCCGCGCGTTGCTGCTGATCGAGGTCGATGGCCTCGCCAATCCTCTGACGCTCGATATCCTCCACGGAACTGGCAGCGGCAGGCATGTCTATGACCTGCCGCTGCATTTTTCGGGGCATATCATCGACAGCGACATCGCGTTCGACCGCAATCTCGCCGAGCGCCCGGTGCTAGGGAAGGCGAACGGCTATCAGCATCTGTGGGTCGACGGGACGGGGATAAAGGCCGGCAAGGCGCGGCTGACGTGGATGCAGGGCAGCCGCTTCTACAGCTACCATATGCTGCCGCCCGCGGGGGCGAGCTTCATCCTCGCCCAAAGCGGCGCGAACGATCCCGAATTCAACCTGCGCCGCGAACCCGCGCTGATCCAGCGCGTCGACGGCGCCGCAAATGCGACCTTCGTCAGCCTGCTCGAACCGCACGGCGCCTATGACGCCGCGGCGGAGACGGTGGTCGCGAGCAGCGCGCGCGTCGCGGCGCTCGAGCATCGCAAGGAAAAGGGCGCCGATCTCGTCCTCATCACCCTCGTCGACGGCCGCCGGCTTGCGATCGCGGTTGCCGACGACGTCACCGCCGATGCGAAGCACAGCCTCACGGTCGATGGCCGCACCCTCGCATGGACCGGCCCTGTCGGCCGCCTCGATCTCGCCAGAACCGGAGCGAAGAAATGA
- a CDS encoding FCD domain-containing protein — MAERRLFEDVADTIRRLILDGTYPPGTRLPGERELSERFEVSRVTIREAEIALQATGWIHIRTGAGAYVEAVLPGDNAILPKVSAFELTEARSLFEAEAAALAAPTISSETLAKLDELLVAMADDSKSEEEISAIDREFHMTIAAASSNKAIIHVIESLWRMRMELPEVRSSHSLVCRKDGAARQAEHADVVAALRKRDAGGARLAMRRHFNRLLESMLDETEERAMVELRRQSAESRQRYLLSAKLA; from the coding sequence ATGGCCGAACGCCGCCTTTTCGAGGATGTCGCCGATACGATCCGGCGCCTGATTCTCGACGGAACCTATCCGCCGGGAACGCGGCTGCCCGGCGAGCGCGAGCTGTCCGAGCGTTTCGAGGTCAGCCGCGTGACGATCCGCGAGGCCGAGATCGCGCTGCAGGCGACGGGGTGGATCCACATCCGCACCGGCGCGGGCGCCTATGTCGAGGCCGTGCTGCCCGGCGACAATGCCATCCTGCCCAAGGTCAGCGCATTCGAGCTGACCGAGGCGCGCTCGCTGTTCGAGGCCGAGGCGGCGGCGCTCGCGGCGCCGACGATTTCGAGCGAAACGCTTGCGAAGCTCGACGAACTGCTCGTGGCGATGGCCGACGACAGCAAGAGCGAGGAAGAGATCAGCGCGATCGACCGCGAGTTTCACATGACGATCGCCGCCGCGTCGAGCAACAAGGCGATCATCCATGTGATCGAGAGCCTGTGGCGTATGCGCATGGAATTGCCCGAGGTGCGGAGCAGCCATTCGCTCGTCTGCCGCAAGGATGGCGCAGCGCGCCAGGCCGAACACGCCGACGTCGTCGCGGCGCTGCGCAAGCGTGACGCGGGCGGCGCACGGCTCGCGATGCGGCGCCATTTCAACCGCCTGCTCGAATCGATGCTCGACGAAACCGAGGAACGCGCGATGGTCGAACTGCGCCGCCAGTCGGCCGAAAGCCGCCAGCGTTATTTGCTGAGCGCCAAGCTCGCCTGA
- a CDS encoding TonB-dependent receptor gives MNSRIQIRARSLRAVLLAGAGSTLLVAAMPAMAQDTAPAAQDEEDAIVVTGIRETIQNSINTKREETAIVDALSADDIGDLPALSVGQAIQTITGATTHREKGDASEIALRGLGPFLSNATFNGRDATNGSGDRSVNFNQFPSELVNNIKIYKTQQADLVEGGVAGTIEIGTLRPLDFGKRRIQGEVKAQYNPYGDRIVGSGGIGWRGTLSYVDQFANDTIGIAIGVQRNDTNNPEETYAASSTWVACRADNASSGNCSELAREDYGQDPYYLVPNSYIFRQISETDKRDAAFGAIQWRPSDRLNVNLDVQYSDRTFVESRRDLTISEARRGLANVEYDENGIVRYLEGSSSLESNGSELSRSEEYLGGGLSVEWMPNDRLTLTLDGSYSRTIRKEIERNFRLRTDRNDVNGDRTPVGDQRVPYIYELAPGSFVPTITIDPRFDLNNHDLFWDDARFRRDESKRRNEIIAGRFDAAYELDGFLSRISAGARWSELTFRDYDLRNGDFNLGPDFTLEEDRRFNNQCRQAFPQTGYLSAAEGNNINSWATFDVDCLFGAYLGTEDPGLPDELRTAANRDVTERTLAGYVMAEYDADLGNMPVRGNFGVRVVRTDVTSNGLRSDLVVVPDPADPTRFTLDESGDFETVQIKSRSTRILPSVNAIFEVAPDTLVRLAGYRAMSRPNPSALGAGRTFTLGESDDGFTSIEEAIDNVRANGSPRLKPLMSWNADAAIEWYPNKDSLLSATVYYKQFNGGFQPVVYNEDFTINGETVTVPVTQTRNSPDKSRIYGLELTAATRFSFLPKPLDGLGAKVSYNYADSNFETQDIRLGDEYNPETETVTPGLIAPAGLSGYSKHVLSAQAYYEIGPVSLQAIYNYRSKYFQDFVGGNSQLRYVGPSETVDFRASLDLMKGVSLRFEALNLFNEPKATYMPVYGSSRQYHYYGSKYFIGLRARI, from the coding sequence GTGAATTCTCGTATTCAAATCCGTGCGCGTTCGCTCCGCGCCGTCTTGCTGGCGGGCGCGGGCTCGACATTGCTCGTCGCCGCGATGCCCGCGATGGCGCAGGACACGGCGCCCGCCGCGCAGGACGAAGAGGACGCGATCGTTGTCACCGGGATTCGCGAGACGATCCAGAATTCGATCAACACCAAACGCGAGGAAACCGCGATCGTCGACGCGCTGTCGGCCGACGACATCGGCGATCTTCCCGCGCTGTCGGTCGGCCAGGCGATCCAGACGATCACCGGCGCGACGACCCACCGTGAAAAGGGCGACGCCTCCGAAATCGCGCTGCGCGGCCTCGGCCCCTTCCTCTCGAACGCGACCTTCAACGGCCGCGACGCGACAAACGGCAGCGGCGACCGCTCGGTCAATTTCAACCAGTTCCCCTCCGAACTCGTCAACAATATCAAGATCTACAAGACGCAGCAGGCGGATCTCGTCGAAGGCGGCGTCGCCGGCACGATCGAAATCGGCACGCTGCGTCCGCTCGATTTCGGCAAGCGCCGCATCCAGGGTGAGGTCAAGGCGCAGTACAACCCCTATGGCGACCGCATCGTCGGTTCGGGCGGCATCGGCTGGCGCGGGACGCTGAGCTATGTCGACCAGTTCGCGAACGACACGATCGGCATCGCGATCGGCGTTCAGCGCAACGATACCAACAATCCCGAGGAAACCTACGCTGCCAGCAGCACCTGGGTCGCGTGCCGCGCCGACAATGCCTCCAGCGGCAATTGCAGCGAACTCGCGCGCGAGGATTACGGCCAGGATCCCTATTATCTCGTCCCCAACTCGTACATCTTCCGCCAGATCAGCGAAACCGACAAGCGCGATGCCGCGTTCGGCGCTATCCAGTGGCGCCCGTCGGACCGGCTTAACGTCAACCTCGACGTCCAATATTCGGACCGCACCTTCGTCGAAAGCCGTCGCGACCTTACGATTTCGGAGGCACGGCGCGGCCTTGCCAACGTCGAATATGACGAGAACGGCATCGTCCGCTACCTCGAAGGATCGAGCTCGCTCGAATCGAACGGCTCCGAACTGTCGCGCTCGGAAGAATATCTGGGCGGCGGTCTGTCGGTCGAATGGATGCCGAACGACCGGCTGACGCTGACCCTCGACGGCAGCTATTCGCGCACCATCCGCAAGGAAATCGAACGCAATTTCCGCCTGCGCACCGACAGGAACGACGTCAACGGCGATCGCACGCCGGTGGGCGACCAGCGCGTCCCCTATATTTACGAACTCGCGCCGGGCAGCTTCGTCCCGACGATCACGATCGATCCGCGCTTCGACCTCAACAATCACGATCTCTTCTGGGACGACGCACGTTTCCGCCGCGACGAAAGCAAGCGCCGCAACGAGATCATCGCGGGACGCTTCGACGCCGCTTACGAGCTCGACGGCTTCCTCAGCCGGATTTCGGCGGGCGCGCGCTGGTCGGAACTCACCTTTCGCGACTATGATCTGCGCAACGGTGACTTCAACCTCGGCCCCGACTTCACGCTTGAAGAAGACCGCCGGTTCAACAACCAGTGCCGCCAGGCGTTCCCGCAAACCGGCTATCTGTCGGCGGCCGAGGGTAACAATATCAACAGCTGGGCGACCTTCGACGTCGACTGCCTGTTCGGCGCCTATCTGGGGACAGAGGATCCGGGCCTGCCCGACGAGCTGCGCACCGCGGCGAACCGCGACGTCACCGAACGCACGCTCGCCGGCTATGTGATGGCCGAATATGACGCCGATCTGGGCAATATGCCCGTCCGCGGCAATTTCGGCGTCCGCGTCGTCCGCACCGACGTCACCTCGAACGGGCTGCGCAGCGACCTTGTCGTCGTTCCCGATCCCGCCGACCCGACCCGGTTCACGCTCGACGAGAGCGGCGATTTCGAGACGGTGCAGATCAAAAGCCGTAGCACGCGCATCTTGCCGAGCGTCAACGCGATCTTCGAAGTTGCGCCCGACACGCTCGTGCGTCTCGCCGGTTATCGCGCGATGTCGCGACCCAACCCCAGCGCGCTTGGCGCCGGACGAACCTTCACACTCGGCGAAAGCGACGACGGTTTCACCTCGATCGAAGAGGCGATCGACAATGTCCGCGCCAACGGCAGCCCGCGTTTGAAGCCGCTGATGTCGTGGAACGCCGACGCCGCGATCGAATGGTATCCGAACAAGGACAGCCTCCTGTCGGCCACGGTCTATTACAAGCAGTTCAACGGCGGCTTCCAGCCGGTGGTCTATAACGAAGATTTCACGATCAACGGCGAAACCGTCACCGTCCCGGTGACGCAGACGCGCAACAGCCCCGACAAGTCGCGCATCTACGGCCTCGAACTCACCGCCGCGACGCGCTTCAGCTTCCTGCCCAAGCCGCTCGACGGTCTCGGCGCCAAGGTCAGCTACAATTACGCCGATTCGAACTTCGAAACGCAGGATATCCGGCTCGGCGACGAATATAATCCGGAAACCGAAACGGTGACGCCGGGGCTGATCGCGCCCGCCGGTCTCTCGGGCTATTCGAAGCATGTGTTGTCGGCGCAGGCCTATTACGAAATCGGGCCGGTGTCGCTGCAGGCGATCTACAATTACCGCAGCAAATATTTCCAGGACTTCGTCGGCGGCAACAGCCAGCTCCGCTATGTCGGCCCCAGCGAGACTGTCGATTTCCGCGCTTCGCTCGACCTGATGAAGGGCGTGTCGCTGCGGTTCGAGGCGCTCAACCTCTTCAACGAGCCGAAGGCGACCTATATGCCCGTCTACGGCAGCAGCCGCCAATATCACTATTACGGGTCCAAATATTTCATCGGCCTGCGGGCACGGATCTAG
- a CDS encoding SDR family oxidoreductase: MDLHGKTALVTGGGRDIGRSVSIALARAGVRVAINYNSGRDAAEDTLKAIKDAGGEAFLIQADVTDSHAVKSMLDEVGVAFSGRLDILVNLAGGMVARKTLSEMDEEFFDHVMTLNLKSAFLVLQASQPFLGEGSAVVNVSSLAGRDGGGPGASVYATAKGALMTYTRSMAKELGPQGIRVNAVCPGLIGTSFHDIFSKPEGRAATANNTPLRREGHPDEVADTIVYLASPAASFLAGVCLDINGGLAFS; this comes from the coding sequence ATGGATCTCCACGGGAAAACCGCGCTCGTCACCGGCGGCGGCCGCGACATCGGCCGATCGGTCTCGATCGCGCTCGCGCGCGCCGGGGTGCGTGTCGCGATCAATTACAACAGCGGCCGCGACGCAGCCGAAGACACGCTGAAAGCGATCAAGGATGCGGGCGGCGAAGCCTTCCTGATCCAAGCCGACGTCACCGACAGCCATGCGGTAAAGTCGATGCTCGACGAGGTCGGGGTCGCGTTCAGCGGCCGGCTCGATATCCTCGTCAACCTCGCGGGCGGCATGGTCGCACGCAAGACGCTGAGCGAGATGGACGAGGAGTTCTTCGATCATGTCATGACGCTCAACCTCAAATCGGCCTTCCTCGTCCTCCAGGCGTCGCAGCCCTTCCTTGGCGAAGGATCGGCGGTGGTGAACGTCTCGTCGCTTGCCGGCCGCGACGGCGGCGGTCCGGGCGCGTCGGTCTATGCGACCGCGAAGGGCGCGCTGATGACCTACACGCGTTCGATGGCGAAGGAACTCGGCCCGCAGGGTATCCGCGTCAACGCCGTCTGCCCCGGCCTGATCGGCACCAGCTTCCACGACATCTTCTCGAAGCCCGAGGGGCGCGCTGCGACCGCGAACAATACGCCGCTCCGCCGCGAAGGTCATCCCGACGAGGTCGCCGACACGATCGTCTATCTCGCTTCGCCCGCGGCGAGCTTCCTCGCGGGTGTCTGTCTCGACATCAACGGCGGGCTGGCCTTCTCGTGA
- a CDS encoding alpha/beta hydrolase: MRTLFALLSVAAAAPAAATEAVELAQIDRDVVYRTVGGTALHLDVYRHADSVAAPGPVLIHFHGGGWARGARPADWAGFRPYLAAGLSLVTVQYRLAGEARAPAAVQDARCALHWVAANAARLGFDPGRIILTGTSAGGHLALMAGLLPAANDVDSAECRGAPTAAAILDFYGPADLTGIASPSGKRHPTVANWIGDEAEAAVTERAMSPVAWLAKDSPPIFIAHGDADPVVPVAQSIELKRRLDALAVPSELFVVRGGGHGKFAPQARAEVSRRAVAFLCNRKLLAASACAAKN, translated from the coding sequence GTGCGCACTCTGTTCGCCTTGCTATCAGTCGCGGCGGCGGCGCCCGCCGCTGCGACCGAGGCGGTCGAACTCGCGCAAATCGACCGGGACGTCGTGTACCGGACGGTGGGAGGAACGGCGCTGCACCTCGACGTCTATCGCCATGCGGACAGCGTCGCGGCGCCGGGCCCGGTGTTGATCCATTTCCATGGCGGCGGTTGGGCGCGTGGTGCGCGGCCCGCCGACTGGGCGGGGTTCCGTCCTTATCTGGCGGCGGGCCTGTCGCTGGTGACGGTGCAATATCGTCTCGCTGGCGAGGCGCGCGCGCCGGCCGCCGTGCAGGATGCGCGCTGCGCGCTCCACTGGGTAGCCGCCAACGCTGCCCGGCTGGGCTTCGATCCCGGCCGTATCATTCTGACCGGAACCTCGGCGGGTGGACATCTGGCGCTGATGGCGGGGCTGTTACCCGCGGCAAATGATGTCGACAGCGCCGAATGCCGCGGTGCTCCCACGGCGGCGGCGATCCTCGATTTCTATGGACCGGCCGACCTGACCGGCATCGCGTCGCCGTCCGGAAAGCGCCATCCGACGGTCGCGAACTGGATCGGCGACGAAGCCGAAGCAGCGGTAACCGAGCGGGCGATGTCGCCGGTCGCCTGGCTTGCCAAGGACAGCCCGCCCATCTTTATCGCACATGGCGATGCCGACCCGGTGGTGCCCGTTGCCCAGTCGATCGAACTCAAGCGCCGCCTCGACGCGTTGGCGGTGCCGTCCGAATTGTTCGTCGTGCGCGGCGGCGGGCATGGCAAATTTGCGCCCCAAGCCCGGGCCGAAGTGTCGAGGCGGGCCGTCGCCTTCCTGTGTAACCGCAAATTGCTGGCCGCATCGGCTTGTGCAGCGAAAAACTGA